The following proteins are co-located in the Sulfurovum sp. TSL6 genome:
- a CDS encoding DnaJ C-terminal domain-containing protein translates to MSKSLYETLGVSENASADEIKKSYRKLARKYHPDINKEESAVEKFKEINAAYEVLSDPEKKAQYDQFGDQMFGGQNFHDFAQRQGGGVDLDEILRQMFGGGGGGFGGGFGGAQGGFGGFGAPDLDMQARITVPFMVAINGGKHNVSANGQNFDIKIPAGIKSGETMRVRGKGKQYQGHVGDLLIQVEVAASDEYERKGDNLYKTFDVPLKEALFGGKIAIDTPEKEVSLKVPKNTKNGQKFRLKGKGVADRKTALKGDLYLVANVVLPDVETLDDELKAMIEAKL, encoded by the coding sequence ATGTCAAAAAGTTTATATGAAACGCTCGGTGTCAGTGAAAACGCTTCTGCCGACGAAATTAAAAAATCTTATAGAAAACTCGCAAGAAAATACCACCCGGATATTAACAAAGAAGAGAGTGCTGTAGAGAAGTTCAAAGAGATCAATGCAGCCTATGAAGTACTCTCAGATCCAGAGAAGAAAGCGCAATATGACCAATTTGGTGATCAAATGTTCGGGGGACAGAATTTCCATGATTTTGCACAGAGACAAGGCGGAGGTGTTGACCTCGATGAGATACTCAGACAAATGTTCGGTGGAGGCGGTGGTGGCTTCGGTGGCGGTTTTGGTGGAGCGCAAGGCGGTTTTGGCGGGTTTGGTGCTCCTGACCTCGATATGCAAGCACGTATCACCGTACCTTTTATGGTGGCGATCAATGGCGGTAAACACAATGTTTCTGCCAATGGTCAGAATTTTGACATTAAGATCCCGGCAGGCATTAAAAGCGGTGAAACCATGCGTGTACGCGGTAAAGGTAAACAATACCAAGGACATGTAGGAGACCTTCTTATACAGGTAGAAGTTGCAGCTTCGGATGAGTATGAAAGAAAAGGTGATAACCTCTATAAAACATTTGATGTTCCTTTGAAAGAAGCACTTTTTGGAGGTAAGATCGCCATAGATACACCAGAAAAAGAGGTTTCACTCAAAGTACCTAAGAATACGAAGAATGGTCAGAAATTCAGGCTAAAAGGTAAAGGTGTCGCTGACAGAAAAACAGCATTAAAAGGTGACTTGTATCTTGTTGCCAATGTGGTTTTACCTGATGTAGAGACATTGGATGATGAACTAAAAGCGATGATCGAAGCAAAACTCTAA
- a CDS encoding rhodanese-like domain-containing protein, with protein sequence MKKLFIGVCLMTASLMAELTQVWATPQFAEKNIKIIDIRTPAEWRETGIVKGSYTIMFFDEKGNFNVETFLKQLDMVVKKDEPFALICRVGSRTGIVSEFLSDRLGYKVTNLKGGIMKMIHEGYKTVPYQP encoded by the coding sequence ATGAAGAAACTATTTATAGGTGTATGCCTTATGACAGCATCATTGATGGCAGAGTTAACGCAAGTGTGGGCAACACCTCAGTTTGCTGAAAAAAATATAAAGATCATCGATATTCGTACTCCTGCAGAGTGGAGAGAAACAGGGATCGTAAAAGGTTCTTATACCATTATGTTTTTTGATGAAAAAGGCAATTTCAATGTTGAGACTTTTTTGAAACAATTAGATATGGTTGTTAAGAAAGATGAGCCCTTTGCACTCATATGTAGAGTAGGCAGTCGTACGGGTATTGTTTCTGAATTTTTATCAGACAGGCTAGGCTATAAGGTCACTAACCTCAAAGGTGGCATTATGAAGATGATACATGAAGGCTATAAAACAGTACCATATCAACCATAA
- a CDS encoding RNA methyltransferase, giving the protein MMNFITINDIHLPELNIYHQFRDNAFTSDNSFVADSPKVVNLLLETDIRVRSILATQEYYDTYSHLIKEKNIPQLFVASKALMQEIVGHKIHHNVMMHGTRPEPTPLDELDDQIIMLDEISSTQNIGSIARSAAAIGINSYLLPAHGPHPYSRRALRVSMGHISMLKTHLYDDIHETIMTLKENGYRIYAAEVTHDSTPLASVKVVDKWVLLMGHEGSGLSDDILDQCDEVVTIEMTEGVKSFNVGVAASIMMYQFKQRVNHN; this is encoded by the coding sequence ATGATGAATTTTATAACGATTAATGACATACACTTACCAGAACTCAACATTTACCATCAGTTCAGAGACAATGCTTTTACCTCTGACAACAGCTTTGTAGCTGACAGCCCCAAAGTAGTAAACTTGCTTCTAGAGACAGATATCCGTGTCAGAAGTATCCTGGCTACACAAGAGTATTATGATACTTACTCACATCTTATCAAAGAGAAAAATATTCCTCAACTTTTTGTCGCAAGCAAAGCCCTGATGCAAGAGATTGTAGGGCACAAGATACACCATAATGTAATGATGCATGGCACACGTCCGGAACCAACACCACTGGATGAACTTGATGACCAAATCATTATGCTAGATGAGATAAGTTCTACACAAAATATAGGCTCCATCGCACGCTCTGCTGCTGCAATAGGCATAAACTCATACCTATTGCCTGCACATGGACCACACCCCTACTCCAGACGGGCACTTAGAGTCTCCATGGGACATATCAGTATGCTCAAAACACATTTATATGATGATATACATGAGACTATCATGACACTCAAAGAAAATGGCTACCGCATCTATGCCGCAGAGGTCACGCATGACTCCACACCTCTTGCCTCTGTCAAAGTCGTAGATAAATGGGTACTGCTTATGGGTCATGAAGGTTCAGGCTTGTCAGATGACATATTGGATCAGTGTGATGAAGTGGTCACCATAGAGATGACAGAAGGTGTGAAGAGCTTTAACGTAGGAGTTGCCGCTTCCATTATGATGTATCAATTTAAACAAAGAGTTAACCATAATTAG
- a CDS encoding polysaccharide biosynthesis/export family protein, whose amino-acid sequence MKRILLYLSVALALAGCTTKEDFVLFHETNISEPNAEKQVIDLTSVAKYEYKIQPHDRISITMYNHPELGTTSAASQRQDTTGVLVDANGYVRLPLVKNVHVAGLSQRAAQQKIEKAYSAFLEDAELYLEVLNKRAYILGEVRKPGEVMLFNEKTTLLQLLAKAGDLTDSANRHAIVILKNRYNKVYTETVDLTGTNSIKLANLMIYPNDIVYVAPNDIKSINVGISETNPGLQLIGNIIQPAVQVKYLND is encoded by the coding sequence ATGAAACGTATATTATTGTATCTAAGTGTGGCTCTTGCATTGGCAGGGTGTACAACTAAAGAGGATTTTGTTTTATTCCACGAAACAAATATAAGTGAACCAAATGCGGAAAAACAGGTAATTGACTTAACCAGTGTTGCCAAATATGAATATAAGATCCAACCACATGATAGGATTTCTATTACAATGTACAATCATCCTGAACTTGGTACAACAAGTGCTGCGAGTCAAAGACAAGATACCACAGGTGTATTAGTTGATGCAAATGGGTATGTGAGACTACCACTTGTTAAAAATGTACATGTTGCCGGACTTTCTCAAAGAGCAGCACAACAAAAGATAGAAAAAGCCTATTCTGCTTTTCTTGAAGATGCAGAACTCTATTTGGAAGTGCTAAACAAAAGAGCCTACATTCTAGGAGAAGTACGTAAACCTGGTGAAGTTATGCTATTTAATGAGAAAACTACACTTTTACAATTGTTAGCTAAAGCAGGTGACTTGACAGATTCTGCTAACAGACATGCGATCGTTATTTTGAAAAATAGATACAATAAAGTCTATACAGAGACTGTTGACCTAACAGGTACAAACTCCATCAAATTAGCCAACCTAATGATCTATCCTAACGACATAGTTTATGTAGCTCCAAATGATATAAAATCTATCAATGTTGGTATCAGTGAAACTAATCCAGGACTACAACTCATAGGAAATATCATACAACCAGCTGTTCAGGTTAAATACTTAAATGATTAA
- a CDS encoding polysaccharide biosynthesis tyrosine autokinase, which translates to MQQTDIKRSDQMHNENEFDLREIFDTFLYYKWSILIITFLTVIMAATKLYFKPNIYSSSAVIEVKSVAGGTQGGNVPGSDFLGQAFTAFGSSNVNKDIEILKTFHVNNPVLNKVNFHTRYFVDKGFKQVEIYSNVPIKVKNVTIFNTKILGHQLKVIPVKDGYHLQVDNTLKNKMLHLLFDKEIIELDDQQILPYGEPIKNAYFELTVEKKYTIDQPIYVILNSNNRGIYESIKNNLMITQINQDAPLINITYADTIRVRADTYVNELAESFILQSVAEKTKGNDRIIDFIDEQLKEIKRKLDDSEKKLENYRIENKAIDPKLQGATYIEELSKIDIEVSQNELKEMLMKNLLAFIKKGENLDAMAPLLMELNDPSTLALITKLQEAQIKEEGLRAEYSSKHPGLIAVRKQIKYIIKKLILNVQNLKSSMLHRNRNLAKLKRSYDKNIESLPTQERILINLQRNYEVNAETYKYLLRKKSENEMLKVAILSDYRIIDRAYSSWKPIAPKRALFLIVFLFLGIILGVIQAFLRNFMNNKIQNKNDIENLTTLPIYGILPTLTQKVIQLEVFKDTRSPFAESYRNLRTNLQFARKENQANVVLVTSTISGEGKSTTVANLGAIFQMADLKTIVVNLDLRKPTLHHYFNVRNNTGMSTYLSGKSRIEDIIQSSEYKNLDIISSGPVPPNPSELILTDKLNELMDTLKEEYDYIFIDSAPLGLVTDTMHLMQYADLNLIVFRENYAKKSFVTDLNSLVEKHDLKHIGLVINSVDASSGSYGYGYGYGYGYGTSDESQKKNKIIEFFRKNFK; encoded by the coding sequence ATGCAGCAGACCGATATAAAGAGAAGTGATCAAATGCATAATGAGAATGAATTTGATTTAAGGGAAATATTTGACACTTTTCTATATTACAAATGGTCGATTTTAATTATTACATTCTTAACAGTGATAATGGCTGCTACTAAACTTTATTTCAAGCCTAATATTTACAGTTCATCAGCTGTCATTGAAGTCAAATCCGTTGCCGGTGGAACACAAGGTGGCAATGTACCTGGTAGCGACTTTTTAGGTCAAGCCTTCACTGCTTTTGGTAGTTCAAATGTAAATAAAGATATAGAGATCTTAAAAACTTTTCATGTCAATAATCCTGTACTCAATAAAGTAAACTTTCATACACGATATTTTGTAGATAAAGGGTTTAAACAAGTTGAAATTTATAGCAATGTTCCGATAAAAGTAAAAAATGTGACTATTTTTAATACAAAAATTCTAGGGCATCAACTTAAAGTCATCCCTGTAAAAGATGGCTATCATCTTCAAGTCGATAATACCTTGAAAAATAAAATGTTACATTTACTATTTGACAAAGAAATTATTGAGTTGGATGATCAACAAATACTTCCTTATGGTGAACCTATCAAAAATGCCTATTTTGAATTAACAGTTGAAAAAAAATATACGATAGACCAACCTATTTATGTTATCCTCAACAGTAATAACAGAGGAATATATGAAAGTATAAAAAATAATCTTATGATTACCCAAATCAATCAAGATGCACCATTAATAAATATTACTTATGCTGATACTATTCGTGTAAGAGCGGATACCTATGTTAATGAGCTTGCTGAAAGTTTCATACTTCAAAGTGTAGCTGAGAAAACCAAAGGCAATGACAGAATCATAGACTTTATTGATGAACAGCTCAAAGAAATAAAAAGGAAACTAGATGATTCTGAAAAAAAATTGGAAAACTACAGAATAGAAAATAAAGCGATTGATCCGAAATTACAGGGTGCAACATATATTGAGGAATTAAGTAAGATTGATATTGAAGTCTCACAAAATGAACTCAAAGAAATGTTAATGAAAAACCTTCTTGCCTTTATAAAAAAAGGTGAAAATCTTGATGCAATGGCTCCACTGTTGATGGAATTGAATGATCCATCTACACTAGCTCTTATTACCAAGCTACAAGAAGCGCAGATTAAAGAAGAAGGATTACGGGCGGAGTATTCTTCTAAACATCCTGGGTTAATTGCCGTGCGAAAACAGATCAAATATATTATAAAAAAACTTATATTAAATGTTCAAAATTTAAAGTCAAGTATGTTACATAGAAATAGAAATCTTGCAAAATTAAAAAGATCTTATGATAAAAACATTGAATCACTTCCAACACAAGAGAGAATTCTCATTAATCTACAGAGAAACTATGAAGTAAATGCAGAAACCTATAAATATCTTCTTAGAAAAAAATCTGAAAATGAAATGCTTAAAGTGGCAATACTCTCAGACTATAGGATTATAGACCGTGCATATAGCAGTTGGAAGCCTATTGCTCCAAAACGAGCTCTTTTTCTAATTGTATTTCTTTTTCTTGGTATAATACTAGGTGTTATTCAAGCCTTTTTACGTAATTTTATGAATAACAAGATCCAAAATAAAAATGATATCGAAAACCTGACTACATTACCAATTTATGGTATTCTTCCTACATTAACACAAAAAGTGATTCAACTTGAAGTCTTCAAAGATACAAGGTCACCTTTTGCAGAGAGTTATCGAAACTTACGTACAAATTTACAATTTGCCCGGAAAGAAAACCAAGCTAATGTTGTTTTAGTAACTTCAACAATTTCTGGAGAAGGGAAAAGTACTACTGTAGCGAATTTAGGTGCAATTTTTCAAATGGCAGATTTAAAAACCATAGTTGTCAATCTAGACTTAAGAAAGCCTACACTTCATCATTATTTTAATGTACGTAATAATACTGGTATGAGTACCTATTTGAGTGGGAAAAGCAGGATTGAAGATATTATTCAGTCAAGTGAATATAAAAATTTAGACATTATTTCCTCCGGTCCTGTTCCGCCTAATCCCTCAGAACTTATTCTTACCGATAAATTAAATGAATTAATGGATACGTTAAAAGAGGAATATGATTATATCTTTATAGACAGTGCTCCACTAGGTCTAGTAACAGACACGATGCATCTCATGCAATATGCCGATCTAAATCTCATTGTTTTTCGTGAGAATTATGCGAAGAAATCATTTGTTACAGACTTAAATAGTCTAGTAGAAAAACATGATCTTAAACATATAGGTTTAGTGATCAATTCCGTAGATGCATCTTCAGGCTCATATGGCTATGGGTATGGATATGGATATGGATATGGTACAAGTGATGAAAGTCAGAAAAAAAATAAAATTATAGAGTTTTTTAGAAAGAATTTTAAATAG
- a CDS encoding glycosyltransferase family 4 protein produces the protein MEISLLNSIFLISLAGMLILMIFAKKVGLIDIPNERSVHKKPIPRGAGISFILAVFITLFLFDLEYLKTYYYIYAAIAVVFIAGVWDDLKNISPIIKFIFIFFSSIILYLHDVAIFSLGTYFGYEMILPVWLVFPFTFFAIAGYTNALNLMDGLDGLAASISIVILVTFLAIGLEYHDEFIISLSSFFIVTLLAFLLFNWNPAKVFMGDSGSLSLGMVIAILGIHSAQYITPVSILFIVALPILDTFIVMIRRMRRHRSPFHADKNHMHHFLFNVKGDIRYTVIILAMMQMIFSIIGYQVSQASDFLSLLLFILLFSIYLNLFDQRLKRRH, from the coding sequence ATGGAGATTTCATTATTAAATAGTATTTTTTTAATTTCTTTAGCAGGTATGTTGATACTCATGATTTTTGCTAAGAAGGTAGGGTTGATTGATATTCCAAATGAAAGAAGTGTACACAAAAAACCTATACCAAGAGGTGCGGGTATTTCTTTTATTCTGGCTGTATTTATTACACTGTTTCTATTTGATCTTGAGTATTTAAAAACATACTATTATATTTATGCAGCTATTGCTGTAGTCTTTATAGCAGGGGTGTGGGATGATTTGAAAAATATTTCACCGATAATAAAATTTATCTTTATCTTTTTTTCTTCAATCATATTATATCTTCATGATGTTGCTATATTTTCATTGGGAACTTATTTTGGTTATGAAATGATCTTACCAGTTTGGTTGGTCTTCCCTTTTACTTTTTTTGCTATAGCAGGGTATACCAATGCCTTGAATTTAATGGATGGATTAGATGGTTTGGCCGCATCTATCTCTATCGTGATACTTGTTACTTTTTTGGCAATAGGTTTAGAATATCATGACGAGTTCATCATTTCATTATCGTCATTTTTTATCGTAACACTTCTCGCATTTTTGTTGTTTAATTGGAACCCTGCAAAAGTATTTATGGGTGATAGCGGTTCACTCTCATTAGGAATGGTGATAGCGATTTTAGGTATACACTCGGCGCAGTACATTACGCCTGTATCTATTTTGTTTATTGTTGCATTACCTATATTAGATACTTTTATCGTAATGATACGACGTATGCGACGTCATAGATCACCATTCCATGCAGATAAAAATCACATGCACCATTTTTTGTTTAATGTTAAAGGAGATATCCGCTATACAGTCATAATCTTGGCTATGATGCAAATGATATTTTCGATTATAGGATATCAGGTAAGTCAAGCAAGTGATTTTCTTTCTTTGCTTCTATTTATATTGTTGTTTTCTATATACTTAAATTTATTTGATCAGCGGCTAAAACGACGTCATTGA
- a CDS encoding fibronectin type III domain-containing protein produces the protein MFRLNNIKQNVLILSCATLLVGCGGGGTSTSTDSTSTDITTTSIAKVVKIDIIVTATEDSATIEWNPYGYTTKLVEYGTSNKYGSVVAVQEEGTVTLSNLQANTEYHYRTVSEDERGRLIVSNDNTFTTLASTQPIVTDPVPTDPIVTDPVVTDPIVTDPVPTDPIVTEPVPTEPIVTEPVPTEPIVTEPVPTEPIVTEPVPTEPIAEETQALCLEGDAKIEGHITDKDTGVGLVGIQVNIGGCITTTDAQGDYILTNIAATDKAVVTFNADGYYKNSTIIQIDAASPNYTVVEMDKYISHWTYDSQIVVTGAHIDIPSGIYINHDGSPYIGQVTTGLSYRTSTEKSTDITFPGEYKGQDSYGSIVPFVSYGFMVVDLQDEAGNPISVSEDMTLIFEATGATENIIPLWYYDYAQGMWIEEGYATRLADGTYEGTVSHPGTWSLNQPIEEASGIYTDRILYPDGTPVKNLRVHAVGDNWISTDLSTDENGMFEIEVIPGHAFTLESYHYTDKYSAAYNGLIAAVAPGEIVDNSSL, from the coding sequence ATGTTTAGACTTAACAATATCAAACAAAACGTACTCATACTCTCATGTGCAACTTTACTTGTAGGTTGTGGCGGTGGAGGAACAAGTACTTCAACGGATTCAACTTCAACAGATATCACTACAACCTCAATAGCAAAAGTAGTGAAGATTGATATCATTGTCACAGCTACAGAAGATTCTGCTACCATCGAGTGGAATCCTTATGGATATACTACAAAATTAGTAGAGTATGGTACAAGTAATAAGTATGGTTCAGTAGTTGCAGTACAAGAAGAAGGCACTGTTACCTTATCAAATTTACAGGCCAATACAGAATATCACTATAGAACAGTCTCCGAAGATGAGAGAGGTAGACTGATTGTAAGTAATGATAACACATTTACAACACTTGCAAGTACACAACCGATCGTAACTGATCCCGTTCCGACAGATCCAATTGTGACAGATCCAGTTGTAACTGACCCTATCGTAACAGATCCTGTTCCAACTGATCCAATCGTAACTGAACCAGTGCCAACTGAACCAATCGTAACTGAACCAGTGCCAACTGAACCAATCGTAACTGAACCAGTGCCAACTGAACCAATCGTAACTGAACCAGTGCCAACTGAACCAATCGCTGAAGAGACTCAAGCTCTCTGTCTAGAAGGTGATGCAAAAATTGAAGGTCATATTACGGATAAAGATACTGGAGTAGGATTAGTAGGTATTCAAGTCAATATAGGTGGCTGCATAACAACAACTGATGCTCAAGGTGATTATATACTAACGAATATAGCTGCAACTGATAAAGCAGTTGTCACGTTTAATGCCGACGGTTACTATAAAAACAGTACGATCATTCAAATAGATGCTGCATCCCCAAATTACACAGTTGTTGAAATGGATAAATATATTAGCCACTGGACGTATGACAGCCAAATTGTAGTTACTGGAGCCCATATCGATATACCTTCCGGTATTTATATCAATCATGATGGAAGTCCATATATTGGACAGGTCACTACTGGATTATCTTATCGTACCAGTACAGAAAAAAGTACCGACATAACATTCCCTGGAGAATATAAAGGGCAAGACAGTTATGGGAGCATCGTTCCTTTCGTCTCTTACGGTTTTATGGTAGTGGATCTGCAAGATGAAGCTGGCAATCCAATAAGTGTATCTGAAGATATGACTTTAATATTTGAAGCTACAGGGGCAACAGAAAACATTATCCCACTTTGGTACTATGATTATGCACAAGGAATGTGGATAGAAGAAGGTTATGCGACTCGTCTGGCAGATGGAACATACGAAGGTACCGTTTCCCACCCAGGGACCTGGAGTCTCAACCAACCTATCGAAGAAGCCTCGGGTATCTATACAGATCGTATCCTCTACCCAGATGGAACACCTGTCAAAAACCTAAGGGTACATGCTGTTGGTGACAACTGGATCAGTACCGATCTTAGTACCGATGAGAACGGTATGTTTGAAATTGAAGTAATACCAGGTCATGCGTTCACATTAGAATCATATCACTACACTGATAAATACAGTGCTGCATACAATGGTTTGATAGCTGCTGTAGCTCCAGGTGAAATAGTTGATAACTCTAGCTTATAA
- a CDS encoding polysaccharide deacetylase family protein translates to MNVLTFDIEDWFHILDNPSTKTEKQWIQLECRIHQNLDRILDILEKHNQKATFFCIGWVARRYPTIVKKIDNYGHEIGSHSDMHQLAYEFNREEFREDLEQSIKSIEDVVGKKVRAYRAPGFSLKHRNTWMLEELSKHGVEIDCSVFPARRAHGGFKEFGHAEPAYVEIDGARIKEFPINLYSIFGKNIIFSGGGYFRLIPYPLIKFFMKKSDYVMVYLHPRDFDYDQPMIEGLSAFRRFKSYVGLKSTSNKLDRLLNDFDFMDLKEANECIDWGKVKTIKLDRNL, encoded by the coding sequence ATGAATGTATTGACATTTGATATAGAAGACTGGTTCCATATTTTGGATAATCCATCAACAAAAACTGAAAAACAATGGATACAACTTGAATGTAGAATCCACCAGAATCTGGATAGAATTTTAGATATTTTGGAAAAACACAATCAAAAAGCCACTTTTTTCTGTATAGGATGGGTAGCGAGAAGATATCCTACAATTGTTAAAAAGATTGATAATTACGGGCATGAGATTGGTAGTCATTCAGACATGCATCAGCTCGCTTATGAATTCAATAGAGAAGAGTTTAGAGAGGATCTTGAACAATCGATCAAATCTATTGAAGATGTAGTTGGCAAAAAGGTAAGGGCATATAGAGCCCCTGGTTTTTCTCTCAAGCATCGAAATACCTGGATGCTTGAAGAGCTTAGTAAGCATGGTGTCGAAATAGACTGTTCGGTATTCCCTGCAAGAAGAGCACATGGTGGTTTTAAAGAATTTGGTCATGCAGAACCGGCATATGTTGAAATAGATGGTGCCAGAATTAAAGAGTTTCCTATCAATCTTTACTCGATATTTGGAAAAAATATTATTTTTTCCGGTGGTGGTTATTTCAGACTGATCCCATACCCACTTATTAAATTCTTCATGAAAAAATCTGATTATGTCATGGTCTATCTTCATCCAAGAGATTTTGATTATGATCAGCCAATGATAGAAGGGCTTTCAGCATTTAGAAGATTTAAATCTTATGTGGGATTAAAAAGCACCTCAAATAAACTTGACAGATTACTTAATGACTTTGACTTTATGGATTTGAAAGAAGCAAATGAATGCATTGATTGGGGAAAAGTTAAAACGATTAAATTAGATAGGAATCTCTAA
- a CDS encoding acyltransferase: MNQNRIDEYNKSQMSTTEKLIIVLKSIFSLNFIKSIASSFAYYLFEHVYWKFDITTNGPYRVHATTSIRNAKNISFGFDTRITTNCIVWAGKRSKIIIGDNVLIGPGVQLHASNHGYGLGKGPMTYQERVEKDIILGNDVWIGGNSVITAGVSLADGIIVAAGSTVTKSFDEKNIIIGGVPAKKIAQRN, from the coding sequence ATGAATCAGAATAGGATAGATGAATATAATAAGTCGCAGATGAGTACAACTGAAAAACTCATAATTGTCCTCAAGTCTATTTTTTCACTTAATTTTATAAAATCAATAGCGTCTTCATTTGCTTATTATCTGTTTGAACATGTGTATTGGAAGTTTGATATTACAACAAATGGACCCTATAGAGTGCATGCGACAACTTCTATACGTAATGCAAAAAATATTTCTTTTGGCTTTGATACACGAATTACTACAAACTGCATTGTCTGGGCAGGTAAAAGATCTAAAATTATCATAGGTGATAATGTGCTTATTGGACCGGGTGTACAGCTTCATGCATCAAATCACGGATATGGACTTGGTAAAGGACCTATGACTTACCAGGAGAGAGTGGAAAAAGATATCATACTTGGGAATGATGTTTGGATCGGAGGAAACAGTGTTATTACTGCAGGTGTTAGCTTGGCGGATGGTATTATTGTGGCGGCAGGTTCAACAGTAACCAAAAGTTTTGATGAAAAAAATATCATCATTGGTGGGGTACCCGCAAAGAAAATTGCACAAAGGAACTAA
- a CDS encoding glycosyltransferase family 4 protein, producing the protein MKLLFLSDNFPPESNAPASRTFEHCKEWVKEGIEVTVITCNPNFPYGKVYDGYKNKLYQSEIIDSIKVIRVWSYMVENKGALKRIFDYLSYAMSAIIAGLFVKTDLIVATSPQLFTAFAGCVLAKIRRKPWVFELRDLWPEGIKDTGAIKNKKILDFLVKFELCLYRKSDFIITVTKGLKENLVSRGIEASKIDIVTNGANLELFQPKDKNQEILHQLGLEDKFIFGYIGTHGLAHGLEFIVECISEIKDERIHFLFIGTGAKKSVVVALAEKLRLKNVTFLDPVKKNEVADYISVIDVALIPLTKTDIHASLIPSKIFESASMLKPILLGVEGEAKDIVRRHHAGLVFEPENKNEFLESVKKISSNNELYNELKQGCSLLAKEFDRKMLASKMLTILHQVKRV; encoded by the coding sequence ATGAAATTACTTTTCCTGTCAGATAATTTTCCACCAGAAAGTAATGCCCCTGCTAGTAGAACGTTTGAACATTGCAAGGAGTGGGTAAAAGAAGGCATAGAAGTAACAGTTATCACTTGTAATCCGAATTTCCCTTATGGAAAAGTATATGATGGTTATAAAAATAAACTCTATCAATCAGAAATCATAGATAGTATTAAGGTCATACGGGTATGGAGTTATATGGTAGAGAATAAAGGGGCCTTGAAAAGAATTTTTGACTACCTTAGTTATGCAATGAGTGCGATAATTGCTGGATTATTTGTCAAAACAGATTTGATAGTTGCAACATCCCCTCAGCTTTTTACCGCTTTTGCTGGTTGTGTACTCGCTAAAATAAGACGGAAACCATGGGTTTTTGAACTCAGAGATTTATGGCCTGAAGGTATTAAAGATACAGGGGCTATTAAAAATAAAAAAATACTTGATTTCCTGGTAAAATTTGAACTATGTCTTTATAGAAAATCAGACTTTATCATTACAGTGACTAAGGGGCTTAAAGAAAATCTTGTAAGTAGGGGTATAGAAGCATCTAAAATAGATATAGTCACGAATGGAGCAAATTTAGAGCTATTTCAACCTAAAGATAAAAATCAAGAAATTTTACATCAACTTGGTTTGGAAGACAAGTTTATTTTCGGATATATCGGTACCCATGGTTTAGCACATGGCCTTGAGTTTATTGTTGAGTGCATCAGTGAGATCAAAGATGAACGTATTCATTTTTTATTCATAGGTACAGGTGCAAAAAAATCGGTAGTTGTTGCTTTGGCAGAAAAGTTACGGTTAAAGAATGTGACTTTTTTGGATCCTGTGAAAAAAAATGAAGTCGCTGATTATATATCGGTCATTGATGTAGCTTTGATCCCTTTGACCAAAACCGATATTCATGCTTCTCTTATACCATCAAAAATTTTTGAATCAGCATCTATGTTGAAACCGATCTTACTTGGTGTGGAAGGTGAAGCAAAAGATATTGTTCGCAGGCATCATGCAGGATTGGTTTTTGAACCGGAGAATAAAAATGAATTTTTAGAAAGTGTGAAGAAAATTTCATCAAATAATGAGCTTTATAATGAACTTAAACAAGGTTGTTCACTACTTGCTAAAGAGTTCGATAGAAAAATGCTTGCATCAAAAATGTTGACAATCCTGCATCAGGTGAAAAGGGTTTAA